A region of Candidatus Neomarinimicrobiota bacterium DNA encodes the following proteins:
- a CDS encoding glycosyltransferase, which translates to MTPAFNRAAELPFLIESIGKQTLANDLFEMILVDDGSTDTSAAVVKEWIAKVDFQLRYIKKENEGPGAARNEGVEESQGELLMFIDSDCEADPDWLKTIYEKYTDEKFDACGGPDASKGDFTPLQRAIDFSMTSFLTTGGLRGHSHRPLAKFYPRSHNMGMTLDLYRKVGGFGELRHGQDIELSHRIIKSGATVAHVADAVVYHRRRTSLRRFFRQVFNWGVARVNLGKIDRKMLEPLHFVPSTITLVSCLVMLGFFADPEEFGAFFELGLGLLLALSILGAIRQRDATVAPYLPLVICAQIFGYGFGFMLAFFKRFILGQDEWVGFSKKYYD; encoded by the coding sequence ATAACGCCGGCTTTCAACAGGGCTGCCGAACTCCCTTTCCTGATTGAATCAATCGGCAAGCAGACGTTGGCGAACGATCTTTTTGAGATGATTCTTGTTGATGACGGTTCAACTGATACCAGCGCGGCAGTGGTTAAGGAGTGGATAGCAAAGGTCGATTTCCAGTTACGATATATCAAGAAAGAGAATGAAGGGCCGGGCGCTGCCCGCAACGAGGGAGTAGAAGAGTCCCAGGGCGAGTTACTCATGTTTATCGATTCCGATTGTGAAGCTGATCCTGACTGGCTGAAGACCATCTATGAGAAGTACACTGATGAGAAGTTTGACGCCTGTGGAGGGCCCGACGCTTCCAAAGGAGATTTCACGCCTCTGCAAAGAGCGATAGATTTTTCCATGACATCCTTTTTAACGACAGGAGGGCTCCGCGGTCACAGCCATCGGCCGCTGGCGAAGTTTTATCCCAGGAGTCACAACATGGGAATGACGCTGGATCTCTACCGGAAAGTGGGAGGGTTTGGCGAGTTACGTCACGGTCAGGATATAGAGCTGAGCCACAGGATTATTAAGAGTGGTGCTACTGTTGCCCACGTTGCAGATGCCGTCGTGTATCATCGAAGAAGAACATCACTGCGCCGTTTCTTCAGGCAGGTGTTCAACTGGGGAGTGGCGAGGGTAAACTTGGGTAAGATCGACAGAAAAATGCTGGAACCTCTGCATTTTGTTCCATCCACAATAACGCTTGTATCATGTCTCGTTATGCTGGGATTTTTTGCTGATCCGGAGGAATTTGGCGCTTTCTTCGAATTAGGTTTGGGGCTCTTGCTGGCACTTTCTATTTTAGGGGCTATCAGGCAACGCGACGCTACAGTGGCGCCTTACTTGCCGCTGGTAATTTGCGCACAGATATTCGGCTACGGCTTCGGATTCATGCTAGCTTTTTTCAAGCGGTTCATTCTTGGTCAGGATGAATGGGTCGGGTTCAGCAAAAAATACTACGACTGA
- a CDS encoding glycosyltransferase has translation MAISESSGNNSISLLFVAWTKVSRRSEQLSRQLGADYYRLDRREGPALLTVFKLGVNFIKTLVKLFSAKPDVVFTFQAHPFVTTAALFYKFFSECKVVPDLHTAAYTDYDFFFARGLSLFLWQRSDLILVHNQESSEYLKAKFPVVKDKLFVLEDPLPEFGLESMEEKKPQPGAKQAVFINRFASDEPVEEFLEAAVLHSEVMFSITGDTKLADFPINRYERRNIIFTGFISDESYVKLLSSADFIIALTKREMTLLSSGYEALSLAKPVIVSNTSTLRNYFGDAALYAGNGTAEIDVALSTIGEELENYAGKIHQLKEVKLRQWGEKKSRLLKLISD, from the coding sequence GTGGCTATTTCAGAATCATCCGGTAACAACAGTATATCATTGCTTTTCGTCGCCTGGACGAAGGTGTCACGACGCAGTGAACAACTTTCGCGCCAGCTCGGTGCTGACTACTATCGCCTCGACAGAAGAGAAGGACCGGCTCTTCTGACTGTCTTCAAGCTCGGAGTCAACTTCATCAAGACACTGGTGAAGCTGTTCAGCGCCAAGCCTGATGTCGTTTTCACGTTCCAGGCGCACCCTTTTGTCACTACCGCCGCACTATTCTACAAATTCTTTTCTGAATGTAAAGTCGTACCTGACCTTCATACCGCGGCGTATACCGATTACGATTTTTTCTTTGCTCGTGGTTTAAGTCTTTTCCTTTGGCAAAGGTCAGACCTGATACTGGTTCATAATCAAGAGTCGAGTGAGTATTTGAAGGCAAAATTCCCGGTTGTTAAAGATAAGCTTTTTGTGCTGGAAGATCCTTTGCCCGAATTTGGTTTAGAGTCCATGGAAGAAAAGAAGCCGCAACCTGGAGCGAAGCAAGCGGTGTTTATTAACCGCTTTGCATCAGATGAACCGGTGGAAGAATTTTTGGAGGCTGCGGTGCTTCATTCCGAGGTCATGTTCTCAATCACCGGCGACACCAAGCTGGCTGACTTCCCTATAAACCGTTACGAACGACGGAATATCATATTCACCGGATTCATATCGGATGAGAGTTATGTTAAGCTGTTAAGTTCAGCCGATTTCATTATCGCCCTCACCAAAAGGGAGATGACACTTCTGTCAAGCGGATATGAAGCCCTTTCGCTGGCTAAGCCAGTCATAGTATCTAATACCTCGACACTACGTAATTACTTCGGTGACGCTGCACTGTACGCTGGCAACGGAACTGCCGAGATCGATGTGGCGCTCTCGACAATAGGGGAGGAGTTGGAGAATTACGCCGGAAAGATTCATCAACTGAAAGAAGTGAAATTGCGGCAGTGGGGCGAGAAGAAAAGTCGACTGTTGAAACTGATTTCAGATTAG
- a CDS encoding glycosyltransferase family 2 protein, protein MPTEKISIVIPVYNECESLPDLLQEVTTVLEDRFDYEIQVVDDGSTDGSFELAKEQAGENGRIEVTRFLRNYGKSAALAAGFRRASGDYVVTMDADLQDDPSEIPGLVDELKKGYDLVSGWKKERKDPASKRLPSKLFNFTTRLLTGIQIHDFNCGLKAYRNSVVKALDIYGGMHRYIPVLAGKRGFRVTEKMVNHRPRKYGDTKFGRERYFRGMFDLLTVLFLSRYTRRPLHLFGVFGLLSLMIGTLVNLWVLYLKYGLGDPFRLHMALLVFGVLLIILGVQFISIGLLGEMIAQSTTRGGEIVQETVSKNSQFS, encoded by the coding sequence ATGCCTACTGAAAAAATTTCCATAGTAATCCCCGTTTACAATGAGTGCGAATCACTTCCTGATTTACTACAAGAAGTGACGACTGTTCTGGAAGACAGGTTCGATTATGAGATTCAGGTGGTTGATGACGGCAGTACCGACGGTTCTTTTGAATTGGCGAAGGAGCAAGCTGGCGAAAACGGGAGAATTGAGGTGACCCGGTTTTTACGAAACTACGGCAAGTCCGCGGCTCTTGCTGCCGGTTTTCGCAGGGCCAGCGGAGACTATGTTGTTACTATGGATGCCGATCTTCAGGATGACCCTTCCGAAATCCCTGGTCTGGTGGACGAGCTGAAAAAAGGCTATGATCTCGTTTCCGGCTGGAAAAAGGAGCGCAAGGATCCTGCGTCAAAAAGACTGCCATCGAAACTGTTCAATTTCACGACCCGCCTGCTGACCGGTATCCAGATTCACGATTTTAACTGTGGGCTGAAAGCGTACCGTAACAGTGTCGTCAAGGCGCTTGATATATATGGAGGTATGCACCGTTACATCCCGGTGCTGGCTGGTAAGAGAGGCTTCCGTGTCACGGAGAAGATGGTGAATCATAGACCGCGGAAATACGGCGACACAAAGTTTGGCCGCGAGCGCTATTTTCGCGGCATGTTTGATCTGTTGACCGTCCTGTTCCTAAGCCGATATACCCGCCGCCCCTTACACCTTTTTGGCGTATTTGGCCTCCTCAGTCTGATGATAGGAACACTTGTCAATCTCTGGGTTCTCTACCTCAAGTACGGTCTGGGTGACCCGTTCCGGCTGCATATGGCACTCCTTGTCTTTGGTGTGCTCCTGATTATTCTCGGTGTTCAGTTCATTTCAATTGGGCTTCTCGGTGAAATGATTGCCCAGTCGACCACACGGGGAGGTGAAATTGTTCAGGAAACCGTTTCAAAAAACAGCCAATTTTCTTAG
- a CDS encoding tetratricopeptide repeat protein translates to MRSEHLSKLCLLGTFFIGGCAVAPTVQPEPDVPALAEDQAQPHEVNTKALAHFMEGELQMSQSNYAMAILEFQDALEYDPAATSILTSLADAYLRIGKFERAIERLNQALMIDPKDREAREMLAQQFLMRNNLDRAEEHYSLLSEFYPEDYEFRFILAEVLRRKGQSETAQELLWQIYRDDSSQHQALSRAAEIAVERKDYESAYEAYRILTEAAPNSVQYWRRFSELAIYLQKFSQAIGGLERLINLTNNDRSVLEQLGRLYFNNGDFQKADSLFYALFEDGHQTSTVLYFLGRMALDSENYQAAEAYSLQLVEEFPQEPVGYTNLALAQINLEKTLAAIAVLMDARERYPESFVVHYLLGNSYSMEENYQLAKKSLLLALEIEKGSRPAKHLLATVHNHLGEWQSSLQLYEDLLLLDQSDSQALNNYSYTLAERDMRLDDALQMAHKAIDLEPENAAYLDTIGWIYYKSNKYKQALQYIQASIRIEEDNAVVLEHLGDVLIKLDRRAEALDYYGKALGIDTDNERLREKLEK, encoded by the coding sequence ATGAGATCAGAACACCTCTCTAAGCTGTGTCTACTCGGCACATTCTTTATAGGTGGATGTGCTGTCGCACCCACCGTTCAGCCTGAACCCGATGTGCCAGCGCTAGCTGAGGATCAGGCACAGCCCCATGAAGTGAACACCAAGGCACTCGCCCATTTTATGGAGGGTGAGCTTCAAATGTCTCAGAGTAATTATGCCATGGCAATTCTTGAATTCCAAGATGCGCTGGAGTACGATCCAGCAGCAACTTCGATTCTCACCTCGCTTGCTGATGCGTATCTCAGAATCGGCAAGTTCGAAAGAGCCATAGAACGATTGAACCAAGCGTTGATGATTGATCCTAAAGACAGGGAAGCTAGGGAAATGTTAGCGCAGCAGTTTCTGATGAGAAACAATCTTGATCGTGCTGAAGAACACTATTCGCTTCTCTCTGAATTCTATCCTGAAGACTATGAATTCAGATTCATTCTTGCCGAAGTACTGCGTAGAAAGGGTCAATCTGAAACGGCCCAAGAGTTGCTGTGGCAGATTTACCGGGATGATTCATCCCAGCATCAAGCTTTGAGCAGGGCAGCTGAAATTGCTGTCGAAAGGAAGGACTATGAATCGGCCTATGAAGCTTACAGGATTCTCACTGAAGCCGCGCCTAACAGTGTGCAGTACTGGCGCAGATTCAGTGAACTGGCAATCTATCTCCAGAAATTCTCGCAGGCAATCGGTGGTTTGGAACGTCTGATTAATCTGACCAATAACGACCGATCGGTTCTGGAACAGTTGGGAAGGCTCTATTTTAACAACGGTGATTTCCAGAAAGCGGACTCTCTTTTTTACGCTCTTTTTGAAGACGGTCACCAGACGAGCACAGTTCTCTATTTTCTAGGCCGAATGGCCCTCGATAGCGAAAATTATCAAGCGGCGGAAGCTTATTCCTTGCAACTGGTGGAGGAATTTCCACAGGAGCCCGTTGGGTATACCAACCTGGCCCTTGCACAAATTAATCTGGAAAAGACACTTGCCGCTATTGCTGTACTTATGGATGCGAGAGAGCGTTACCCTGAAAGCTTTGTCGTACACTACCTGCTCGGCAACAGCTACAGTATGGAAGAAAACTACCAGCTGGCAAAGAAAAGTCTTCTTTTAGCGCTTGAGATTGAAAAAGGTTCCCGGCCGGCCAAACACCTGCTCGCCACCGTGCACAACCATCTCGGCGAATGGCAATCTTCGCTGCAACTATACGAAGATCTCCTTCTATTGGATCAGAGCGACAGCCAGGCACTCAACAATTACAGTTATACACTTGCCGAGAGAGATATGAGACTGGATGATGCTCTTCAAATGGCACATAAGGCGATCGATCTGGAGCCGGAAAACGCTGCCTATCTTGATACAATCGGCTGGATCTACTATAAAAGTAACAAGTACAAGCAAGCGTTGCAGTATATCCAGGCATCGATCCGGATAGAGGAAGACAATGCCGTTGTTCTGGAACATCTCGGTGATGTGCTCATCAAATTGGATCGCCGGGCCGAAGCTTTGGACTACTACGGAAAAGCGCTGGGAATCGACACAGATAACGAGCGCCTTCGCGAGAAGTTGGAAAAGTAA